One window of the Cryptomeria japonica chromosome 7, Sugi_1.0, whole genome shotgun sequence genome contains the following:
- the LOC131857101 gene encoding uncharacterized protein LOC131857101 — MLEDIGKLEWVKSIVERAKNISKFIYNHALVLSIMRQYTGQKELARLGITRFASNFLTLKSLIKSKAAFRRMFVGEEWTSSSYATTTAGIDVVNCIFDEPGFWTPCGETVQVTEPLVVLLRVVDGEKPSMGYIYEGMDRAKEAIRSIYARDENKYGPI; from the exons atgttggaggatattggtaagcttgaatgggtgaaatcaatagttgaaagggcaaaaaatatcagcaagtttatctacaatcatgcattggtccttagcattatgaggcaatacacggggcAAAAGGAGTTGGCTCGTCTTGGTATCACGAGGTTTGCCTCAAACTTCCTCACACTGAAATCCTTGATAAAATCAAAGGCGGCTTTCAGgcgtatgtttgttggtgaggagtggacttcttcatcctatgctacgaccactgcagggatagatgtggtaaattgcatttttgatgagccaggTTTTTGGACCCCCTGTGGAGAAACCGTGCAg gtcactgagcccctcgtagttctcctacgagttgttgatggggagaagccctctatgggctatatatatgagggtatggatagggccaaggaggccattaggtCCATATATGCAAGAGATGAGAATAAGTATGGCCCCATTTGA